The DNA segment tgcattgtagggtctttataaTATAAAGCTCTTTCAATCAGCTTTTCTTATTGGGCCCTGTTTAAATCAAATTGCTCAGCAATTTGAGAATATTTTCCAATTCAATAAAACAAATTCTAAATGTTAACTTgtatttctgtctctttttattttctgattgtCATTGGATTGTCTTTTAAATGAACATGTactgtgattttaaaatgaaaatgcattGGTCCttgtatataataaaaatattgtttcttataaataaatactgttaaATGAATAACTGCTCACTATCAGTTTTCAGGAAATGAATAATGTTGATCATTTTTCTATTAAtggaaaaatggaaaagttCTGCTGACATACgagctgtttatttaaaaaaggacaaAGCCTTATATATCATACATACTATATAAACAACATATATAAACAGATTTTCCAATATAATATTTACCTTTGAGTTGTTGGTGCTTTGTAAATGGAAATCTCCAGAGATGAGAAGATGGAGCAGGTTTGTAGTCCTGGTTCAGTCTGTTCCTGCATTGTGGTCAGACATACAGCAGTGTTAAAGCTGCTGCCTGAgtactgaaaaacaaataataatgctACAAATTATTTCTCCTAAAGGATGTAAGCTGTCCAGAGTGCTGCACATGTAACTTTGTGACCATTAACATGAATTCAGATTCGTTTTTTAACCTGAATATTTGAATCAaactctgtaaaaataaaaataaaaatacagagtcggtgctaaaaaaaagaattaatttGTGGGAAAATTAAACGTAAATTTTAACTTAATCTGCCTGCTCTATCTGCCGTTCCCAAACACAAGTTTCACCGTGACTGCAGCTGCCAGTCAAAGAATCAAACATGGGAAAGGAGACCCCTTGAATATAAATGATGAGAACTATTGATAGTTAACGAAAGAATCTTTGgagaaatttttattttagtcttaCCCCAGTCCCATCCGCTAACATGGAGGAGGTGGGATTTATgacctatactgcagccagacaccagggggcgatagagacgttttggcttcatttttggggAGCTGTTGTGTCGTCCATGTTATGAGTTGTATGAAAGGTTAAGTTAGGCGTGCAATCTGATATCAGGTTGTACTTAAGCTCTCAAGGTTACTTTGTTTATAAGTTGTTGATCAAGTAATTTCTTTGTGCGTGACAGAacagattcatttttaaataactcaTGACCAAAACTAGCAAAATTTGGCATACACAATGAAGTCGTTTACTAGATGATGTATTCGgtgaaaaaactgaatatgtGAGGGTAGCCAGTAGTAGCCTCAGTGTGGGTACAAAGTTCTCTCCGTAAGTACAGTGAAATGACATTAAACAATCATATAGAAATATcactgtttctttgtgtgtataGAAAATGTACAGTTATTGTAAAGTAAAACCCAGGGTCAACCCTGAAGTTACCCACATAAGCTTAAAGCCTTTCTTCACAGTATAGAGGCCTATGAAACAGGATTTTTGACTTATCCAGATAACTTCAAAGCTGACCCTGAAGTTATCCAATTTTTGAATAGCGTGACTTTGAAAAATAGACGTTGTTTATTATCTAAACTTGCATGAGTTGAAAACTGAGTCCAGTCCACACAATTTAAATTCCATGACTTACATTAATGAACAACAGACCACactgtagtgatgggatttccgtctctttttagagaaccggctctttcggctcgactcaataaaaagagccggctcttttggctccgaaccggcgcttcaggttgttttgttgctttaattaatttattattaacaataatataaaattatgcacaaaaggaattactaatgtaaaaaaaagaagttgttttatttatatatatatgtttatatataaatataaaccgcatatatttatatataaacatatataaatatatgcggtggcccctagagacaaagcacgtacaaactccaaaacacatttctagcattaactgaacttccaaaacagagctacctagatcacttaaatgacacaattgaaagcatgtgtgtattgtttgtgcatttatacacaagcactcatatatattcaaataattaaaaaaaaaaaaagttcatttacctgttactaccacacaccaaatccggtctttggtacttgctggctggtgtagccactaggtaacaaagctcaacactgcgtcCTAGCATCCTGGCACActtctgttgtattttgtacgtgttttgagtttttgtgtgcttctgagtttgtacatgttttggagtttttacgtgttttgcagtttttacatgttttggagtttttacgtgttttgcagtttttacgtgctttgtctctaggggccaccgtaaatatacttttatttattcactccacataaaatgtaataaataaatcatataatacaaaaaccaactattcacatttcaacttttaactatttaaattttcagctttttccttttacaaatttaaagtgaaacaacacaaaacactggaaaccacaatacaattaaatataaattacgtcgttcacgtcaaagacccggctctaagagccatttcgttcgcgaacgacacATCTCTACTCTGTTCGGTTCTCTGTAGTCAAACGCATACGCAGCAGCGTCTCGCTTACCTTGTCCAATCCGAGAGCTACGTGTATCACACGCGGGGTTCGGAGTTCAAAGGTTGCCAACCAGAAAACAAGATGGCTGCAGTCATGATGAGCCATAAGCACTGCTGAGCTCATTTACGCGGATAATATATCAGAATAAAGTGGTCGTGTTCTTGTACTTTATCCTGGGTTTTCCCCCTACACGAAATGCGGACACGAATGGCGCTTATGTACAGTTTGTTATGGCGGCTATTACTGATTCTCGTTCACGTCAACAGAGCGCTCTTCTCTTGGCTCCACGTCCGCATCCAGAGCTGGAAGGGCCGGCTGTGGGAGCGAGCAGCGACCGTCCTGCTGTTGCCGATATCTCTAGTTGGATTTCCAGACTTTCAGAATAATCTGAATCATGGCCCAGATGCTAATGTTAAACCGATAACTGAAAAGAGCACCGGCGGTGGCCGGTCACGGTGTCTGTCTGACGGAAAGTCCCTGAAGAAGATACCGGTCCATATCGGCCTGTTGGTTGCGGAAGAAGAGCCCAGTTATCCGGACATAGCAAACGTGGTGGTGTGGTGTATGGCTGTCGGCATATCCTATGTTAGCGTGTATGATAATCACGGTAAGCATGTTACTCCTATCAGCTGAGTTTGCTGCTTGCGCTTTTATACAGTGAAgttcataaaataataaatcacagcttcatcaaaaatagctttaaatttgttgtttaaaaaaaaaaactatacacGTAGTTTAGTGTAGTTTGGATATTATTTGGACAAGTTCATCCGATgtgaatgcaatgatttgcagatGTCACTGAACCCATATTTTAtatctctctcttacacacacacacacacacacacacacacacacacacacagattcttaagtggaaaaaagaaaatcataattCCAGTCTTAAAGAGTATTAATGCGTGTGAGCTTTAAATATTCAGTATTCTTCTGACTcttaagcatttttattttattttattagatgTACATTGTTTCTAATatgcattttaaagatattgttTCCAACTTTGAGGCTTTTAAGATTACATTGTATTACATTCATTCTCTGTATAAATTTCCCCTTTAATGCTTAGGCTGAAGATGTAGCGaatcttttccttttcagatTAGCAATACCCTGTTTAATTGTTTACATTAAATGCAaattaaatctgtcttttttcaCCACTTCCAAGTCCTAATTTTGTTTCAACATACTTTCAGCTACAGACACTATTCAAACGTTAAAACAACTGCgcaatatttaactattaaacttgtattcatcttttcatttttttggttgattctgttcatttggcCGTCACATTTTCAgtaggagaaacgtttcatcactcatccaagtaacTTGACAGTgacctcagctgactgcagattTTCACTAACCTTATAAAACGTTATTGTGCAAatgcactgtttataagattggggaaacatggatgagtgacgaaacgtttctctgagtgaaaacgctacatccaaatgaacagaatcaacttttgggattcacttacctggatgattgagcatccaTCAAGACttcattttgttgctttttcccccctgttacagttatgtttctgctttttaactTTAAGCGGAGGTTATACTGCAGCTGAGCATTTTAGCCTCAAATTGTTGAAATTATTGTCCCCTTCTCCCTAAATGACAAATCTCGTAAAGCTAACTGATATTAATGTTTTGACTGAATTAGGGAGAGTGCCTTCTGACTGAAGTTATTTTACATTCCCAAACTACCTCAGTTGGCCCCTTTTGatatggaggagcagcggctctattcCATCCCTCTCTAATGACCAAGCTCCTCACCTTAGGGTCTCTCAGATTGTAGTTTTTGTCATTGCCAAATGATGTAAAGTCTCCACTATGGTGACGGTTTTTTATTTAGCAGTTTTCTACCTATCCCTCAGTTAAAGCACttcatacaacatgccacattgtGTCTGTCTGATTACTGAATCACACAGACGTAAATACAGTACTTTTATCTAactttcacacacattcaattttcaattcaattttatcacaatagcagtcgcctcaaggcactttatattgtaaggtagacccttacaataatacatatagagaaaaacccaacaatcatatgaccccctatgagcaagcactttggcgacaatgggaaggaaaaactcccttttaacaggaagaaacctccagcagaaccaggctcagggaggggcggggccatctgccgcgaccggttggggtgagagaaggaagacaggataaaagacatgctgtggaagagagccagagattaaaaacaagtatgattcaatgcagagaggtctattaacacatagtgtgtgaaaaaggtgactggaaaggaaaacccaatgcatcatgggagtccCCTAGCAGCCTATgccagcataactaagggaggattcagggtcacctgatccagccctaactatatgctttatcttaaatcttaaaagtagagatagtgtctgtctcccgaatccaaactggaagctggttgcacagaagaggggcctgaaaactgaaggctctccctcccattctacttttaaatactctaggaacaacatgTAAGCCGGGAGCGTGAGAGTGAAATGCTCTAAtggcaggattttgaattcaattctggatttaacagggagccagtgaagggaagccaatacaggagaaatatgctctctctttctagtccctgtcagtactcttgctgcagcattggattagttgaaggcttttcatggagtttttaggacttcctgataataatgaattacagtagtccaggctaggagtaataaatgcatgaactagtttttcagcatcactatgagacaggatatttctaattttagagatgttgtgcaaatggaagaaagcagtcctacatatttgtttaatatgtgcgttgaaggacatgtcctggtgaaaaatgactccaaggtgcCTCACAGTGTTTCtagaggccaaggtaatgccatccagagtaagaatctggttagataccatatttctagaattttcagggccgagaacaataacctcagttttatctgaattaagaagcagaaagttagcggccatccaggtctttatgtctttaagacattcctgcagtttaactatttggtgtgtgttatctggcttcatagatgaagctgtgtgttatCAGCATACCAGTTAAAATGTACACTATGtcttctgatgatactgcctaaggtaAGCATgtgtaatgtaaacagaattggtcctagcactgaaccccgTGTAACTCCCTAATTAACCTCACCATGTGAAGAAGACTcaacatttacatgaacaaattggagtctactagatagatatgatacaaaccactgcagtgcagtacctgtaatacctacagcatgttctaattgctctaatagaatattatggtcaacagtatcgaacgctgcactgaggtctagcagtttctgtgctgtgatgagctctgaaacctgactgaaactcttcaaataagccattcctctgcagatgatcagttagctgtttgacaactacttcTTCAATGGTTTTttatatgaaaggaaggttggagattggcctataattagctaagacggctgggtctagagatggctttttaagtaaaggtttaactacagccagcttgaaggcctgtggtacatagccgattattagagataggttgatcatatttaaatttaaacacaTGTAGATGAATGCATTAGGGCAGGGGTGGCCAACCAGTCAGAGACCAagagccacttttttttttactgtgttacCGCAAAGAGCCACATCATACGCATGGGCACACATGAACATCACCCatcctttcctctctctctctctctcactcactcactcactcactcactcactcactctctcacacacacacacacacacacacacacacacacacacacacacacacaaaatacacacatctctgCTCAGCcagatttattgtaaatgtcACACACCAACATGATAATGACAGAAATGGACTCCTACAGTACTAAAACCACAGGCCAGTCATTTTCAACAATGAACATTGTGTgcactgtctcacacacacaaactctcagTTCAACCAAgtccacaaacaaaaatataataatctaCAATAGCATTTACTTTTATAATGCATGTTGTTTAGTGGGACTTCTGGCATTCCTTGCCTTGAACAATCCTCTTTAAATCTGGCTTGTATTCCGTTGTTGTCACTCGAAGCAATTCTTTCACATGTGTGTCAGTCAGAACAGATCGATGCTTTGATTTCACATGTTTTAGGGTAGAAAACACAGACTCGCAGACGTATGTTGACCCAAACATTGACAGTATCTTAAGCGCAGCCCGTTTGACATTGGGGTATTTTTCCATTGGCACACTTTTCCAGAACTCAATGGTCCCTTCCCTTAAAGCAGGTTTCAATTGGTCCTCTTCACAAAGATCGATCATCTCCAACTCAGCCGCAGCTTCATCTGTGACTAGCGGGACTTTCAAACAGCCGGTCTCTGCATTAAATGGGTCGGCGAGGAACGTAATCTGTGGCCTTTTCAATTGTAGATCATGGAACCGGGTCACGAAGCTTTCGTGCAAGTTTTCAATCAGCGCTGCATATCTGGCTCTTTGCTTACTCAGGGCAGCACTGGCGACTTGCCCGCTGGCTTTTAGCAGAGTGGGAAAATGCGTTAAATCTCCCTTTTGAATATGTGTCTTGAACAGCTTCAGTTTGTTGACAAACGCAAACACACTTTGCACTAGGTCAGGGAGCATTTTTAACTTACCCTGCAGGGTCAGGTTCAGTCTGTCCAAGTGACACAGCATGTCGACCAAAAAGGCCAGATCCATAATCCACTTGAGGTCCGAGAGCTCGGGATAGTCCTTGTCCTTCTTTTCCATAAACAGTTTCACGGCATCCAAAAGCTCAAAGAAGCGAGAGAGTACCTGGCCTTTTGACAGCCACCTCACAGTGCAGTGCAGCGGCAGGTCACCTGGAAGCCCTTGGTCCAGCTCAGCGATGAGATTCTTGAATTGCCTGTGGTTAAGCGCATGTGTGCGGATATAGTTGACGATTTCCATCACAGGCTTCACGACGTTATCTAAATTCAATGATTTAGACACGAGTTGCTCCATGTGGATGATGCAGTGGAAATTCCAAAAGTCAGGAATAGTTTGGTCAGCTTTGCACAGCCCCACAAGCCCGTTCACAGATCCCATCATGGCTGGTGCTCCATCcgtggctattgcagttaattttGTTATGGGCAGATTTGCTTTTTCAAATGCAGCCATCATGGTTTCTTTCACATCTATGCCACGGGTTCTGTCTTTTAATGGCACAATATCCAGGAGCTCTTCTTTGATCACACAATCGTTTGAAACAGACCGTGCAAATATTGCCAACTGAGGCTTGTCTTGTATATCACAACTCTCATCCAATGCGACACTAAAATACTCACATGCTTGAAGGTCAGAGTGCAACTGTGATTCAATAGCCGTGTTAATGTCCGATATTCTGTGTTCAACAGTGTGGCGGGACAGTTGGACGTCTGATACCATGCGTTTTAATTTGTCGTTTTCAGGAGACAAGATTTCAACAACATCACTGAGGCATTTTTTAACGAACTCCCCTTCATTGTATGGCTTTTTAGCCCGTGCAATGTTCCAAGCCAGCTGATAGAATGCGAGCATTATGGTCTCTGACCGCTACGTAAATGTTTGGAAAAACTGTATCTGCTTTTCTGCCTGACTTTTCAAAGTGGCCAACTCGTGCTTGCAAAGTTCAGTCCCTTTTGGAAATTCCTGGTCGATGTTAGCATGGAGTGAGCTGAAGTGGCGCTGAAGATTTGAAGCTTTGAAATGCGCTAATGACATCTGACATATAAGGCAGAATGGCTTACCATTGCgttcaacaaaaaaatataaactctcCCACTCTGTTAAAAACGTCCTGTGTTCatcttcatattttctttttgctgtgcatttttttcctgccattttAAGGGCGAACTTGCTCCTACTGGGAAACTTTGCGGTATTTTCatctcacacacatgcgcaTTTGATGAAAATACCGTATTGAACTCAAGCGAAGTGAACgcgcacattttaaaacaacaacataaaaaaaatcaaaacacaaactttgataTGAACGTAAGAGCCGCATGAAACCAGGcaaagagccgcatgcggctcgaGAGCCGTGGGTTGGCCACCCCTGCATTAGGGGATTCAGTATTTTGCACATTGATACCTGGTTTCTCCAATCTATCTATTGACCTTCCAAGTGGTAGACCACGCACCCTACTGACTGAGCCACAGTTGCCCCTAATTTTGgatttatttgctttgttttaaagaaaatagaTTCTATCAATCCAAAAGTCATGTTTCTTCACAATTACTGTTTCTGTCTTAGGTCTACTTGGTGATTTTGATCAACCTGAACTGAATGATGTGCTTTTCCTCAACCCAGGTGTTTTTCAGAAGAACAACTCTCGTCTACTCGAGGAAATAAAAAGGCAGCAACAGGATCTGCTGGGTGTTGATGGATCTATGCACAGTGTGGAGTTCCTGAGCAGTGGTAGTGACCAACACCAGCACAATGGTAAGAACCTGGCATGATATCTTTGATTTTAAGTTCATACAATTACGGACTCAGATGTACTTGGAAGCTTTTTACCAACAAGAACTTTTAAACTTGTAATACCAACATTTTGATTAGTAACTGTATTTTAATTGTATATTTCCAgatcaatgtttttcttgtAATTAAATTCTGTGACTGTGTTACATATAAGTAGTTACATTCCAAAATTTCTGTGTCCACTTGTTGGAAGTGCCTACAacctcatttttgttttctgtattgtTCTTCATTAGGTTAGATGGAATCCACTTATAAAACTTCAAACTTCAGACCCTTACACCCTTTACTTTGGAGAGCCCCCGGTTCTGGGGGCAAAGGGGTTAAACTGTAGTTTAACGTCAATTCTTTGATGCAAATATCAACATGTCTGATATCCATAGAAACCTCAGAATCTCAGCTAAATGCTAAtataaaccatttctacaaccactgaacacagcaaaaaaataaataaaagaaagacaatTAAATGAGTAGTTACGTAAttgtgcaaaaacacacacctgaGCCACTTACTCTCAAGTTCAAACTTTTCATGTAATGTATGTACAGGCTGAACTTTTTGTCCTCACACagtgtcaagaaaaaaaaattaagtcaaTGTTAAACCATGATGAGCTGGTCCTGAAGTTTCGAATtaagacaataaaataatgGAAATTCTGGGTTCATCAGATTCTCTACAGATAGAAGTAGCAGGTAAAATTTCATGGGGCAGTTTCAGCTGTTCTTGGTAAAGTTGCTGTCACATCTGAGGAAGAGAAATAATTTCAGATACCCAGTTGACCAGTCATGTTTTGAGCTACGAGTCCACTGGTCTGGCTGGTCAGAGCTTTTTATTCAGACTTGGATTGGTAATAAATGCCACAAATTCATACAGTGAAGTTACATGGTTGGTGTGAATGGTTACATTTAAGAATAGGTGAGTCAGAAAGTGTCAGTTCATTTCATCGTAGTATTTATCCACatattttagttttctttaagtagttcctttgtggaaaaaaattatTAGTCAACGAAATGAACATAGATggtaacataaataaataatgtcacTAATTGGCTTGTTCCACTGAGGTAATGTCTGACTGAAGCCGAAGCATCATTATATTGACCCAGTAGTTTCTCAGTTTACCCAACAATATGTTTCCCAGGTGTAATCTAAAATCCCTCAACCCATACTTCACCAGTGTGCTCCAGTACTCTACATCAGGTGTGCAAGTGAGGttacagtattaaaaaaaaaaaatttacaaaGTTGAAAATTTGGGTGTGTATTTGCAGAAGAATACCATTAGTagtcatatttaatttaatgtgtttttatgtgtcctTTGTTGCAGTTGTGTCCTGCAGGCCCACAGTGAGGGTGCTGTCTCCTGACGATGGGAAGCAGAGCATTGTCCATGTAGCACAGCAGCTCTGCCGCTCTGTGGAAAACAAGGAAAGGAGCTTCAAAGACATTAATGTTTCCATGCTAGACCTGCTTCTCAGAGGTAGCACTTTAtgcctgtgtgcatgtgtaaagatacaaattcaaattcaaattcaaattttatttgtcacgtacacagtcatacacagtacgatatgtagtgaaatgcttggacaactgctcgtgacctaaagagaacaaaaaaggaaaaggctatgaataagataggaaataaatatgaaaaattaaaaagggtaaatttaactaggaaggaataaaatataaattaaggttaaaaatgaaataactgtacaacacaaattagaatgaagggtaaatttaactgggaagaataagataaagataaatatataaattaaagttgaaaataaaataactgtacaacaaaatacacaatacacaatatagaactatataagaatgtatgaagaaatctaaatataaataaatatatacacaataacagcagctgtacaagtattaaccggaaatgaagaatatagtgaccaccACAtactttgatgtttttcagaACACACTTGAGAGATTGTTGCTCACCaacctgggaacaccttggtagCCCTTAATAAAGCTAGAGGGGGTTACTGAAGCTGCGTGTGCTTATTAAGAAAGAGTCTTAGAAGGCTTCTTTTCCCTAATCATTAGAAGTGTGTCATGGAGTTCATTAACTCATTACTGTTGAAAGCAAAAGAATTTCAAGATCCAGTGGATGTGTGTactgtgtgttttaaaagtaattaagaCGTGTATTAAgtattttattctgtctttatccACTCACTCCCAGCTGGTTACGCaaatggccgcccctccctgagcctggttctgctggaggtttcttaatattaaaaatggtttttttctttcccactgttgccaaagcgcttgctcattttgggggggggggggttatatgATTGTTGgcatttttggttttctttatttattattgcattGCATTATTTTAGggtcaccttacaatataagtgccgtgaggcaactgttgttgtgatttggtgctgtataaataaaactgaataggaTTGAATCATTATTGGACAGCTTAAAGAAGGAGCGTAACCTGTAGAGGATCCAGGTTAGCTGCGCCATGTCATGGGATTGTACTTTTACATGCAAGAGATGGACATGACATTGAAGTGCTGTAAAATGTTTCTCCTGGGCATTTTTCCCCACTGTTGAACCTCTTGTGTAAAGAGGCCTAGGAAAAGTGTCGTATGGATATGTCCAAAAAAATACTTAGAGGAGAAAAGTGAATGTGTGCCATGTAATTTATGAGTGTTGGAAAGAACAAAGAAGCACAGATGTAGCAgtcaaaatgtctttttgttaTTTGACACAAAATAATATCCAAAAACCATTAAActattttaagaaataaatcatCTTGTAACAGAGGTATTACACAACATATTGCCCCAGTAGAATTCCAGTCCACTGGTTAGGCTTCTGTATTTAATTAGACTATCCAATGCAGCAGTTCAGCCAATTGGagacaaataaatgcaaaacaaacaacctcTAGAAAATCAATTTAACTTAAATAATGACTCAAGTTTTCTAAAATTCTGGGGATTGGACACATTTATGGCACCAAAAATGACCATAACTGTGGAGAAGTGTATTATCCAGTGAGAGTGGATGTATATTACCTAAATTTTCTTTAACCTGTGTGGCTGTGGATCTCGGGTGACAGCTACACAAGTACTGCTGAATGGGAGCCACTCTCAGATTTGAGTTCATTCTATAGTCAGAACATGCAGATTC comes from the Astatotilapia calliptera chromosome 15, fAstCal1.2, whole genome shotgun sequence genome and includes:
- the nus1 gene encoding dehydrodolichyl diphosphate synthase complex subunit nus1; protein product: MRTRMALMYSLLWRLLLILVHVNRALFSWLHVRIQSWKGRLWERAATVLLLPISLVGFPDFQNNLNHGPDANVKPITEKSTGGGRSRCLSDGKSLKKIPVHIGLLVAEEEPSYPDIANVVVWCMAVGISYVSVYDNHGVFQKNNSRLLEEIKRQQQDLLGVDGSMHSVEFLSSGSDQHQHNVVSCRPTVRVLSPDDGKQSIVHVAQQLCRSVENKERSFKDINVSMLDLLLRESKNIPDPELVVKFGPVNSTLGFLPWHIRLTEFISLPSHRNISYEDLLGALQRYGACQQRLGQ